A genome region from Ptiloglossa arizonensis isolate GNS036 chromosome 4, iyPtiAriz1_principal, whole genome shotgun sequence includes the following:
- the Syt14 gene encoding synaptotagmin 14: MVLAGLDHFLAVPVEATAFLGAVAGFVVLLLALFLYLSRKWCFTPPSAGTLFGGVCVPLCESNDSSAASQITKNIEKAFSYSDPETSSDSEEDALRRLNPRPQPPPDTLTIQAEDGATVDDAGTTSSSCTEDHSPVEQQQCVVEVGGSSVLFESGEQETKVEQNGSTSNGVVATMATLAEELGSLEVAFLYDAPMREMTVHVLQGRNYPEGIGGSQVRLVLLPSKKQRRKTRVRQGTSPQYMESFLLPRVNPEDVNAMGVRLRVYLWGGRMRRERLLGEARVSFDRINLQLETTLWLTLQPPPSSSVQDWGTTGNLTRSDSTGSQQSVQSYALPTVPPYGSSMKGGSVAEILIGLAYNGTTGRLSVEIIKGSHFRGGGGNDTKPPDTYVKLVLVDSNGHEMGRSKTGLKRAQPNPLYKETFIFQVALFQLGDVTLFLSVYNRRRGGMARKGREMIGWLSLGLNSSGSEELQHWNDMRAARQPTQVQRWHSLLRP, translated from the exons ATGGTTCTGGCTGGATTGGACCATTTTCTGGCGG TACCTGTGGAAGCGACAGCATTTCTGGGTGCCGTTGCTGGCTTCGTGGTCCTGCTATTGGCTCTGTTTTTGTATCTGTCCCGCAAGTGGTGCTTCACTCCACCGTCCGCGGGCACGCTTTTCGGCGGTGTTTGCGTGCCTTTGTGCGAATCCAACGATAGCTCCGCCGCTTCTCAGATCACGAAGAACATAG AAAAGGCATTTTCCTACTCGGACCCAGAGACCAGTTCCGACTCGGAAGAAGACGCCCTTCGTCGATTGAATCCACGACCCCAGCCACCGCCGGATACGTTAACCATCCAAGCGGAGGATGGAGCTACCGTCGACG ACGCTGGGACCACCTCCAGCAGCTGCACGGAAGACCATTCTCCCGTCGAGCAACAACAG TGCGTAGTCGAGGTCGGTGGGTCCAGTGTTCTGTTCGAGAGCGGCGAACAAGAGACGAAAGTCGAACAGAATGGCTCGACGAGCAACGGCGTGGTCGCGACGATGGCCACGCTCGCCGAGGAACTGGGTAGCCTGGAGGTCGCTTTCTTGTACGACGCACCGATGCGAGAGATGACG GTGCACGTGTTGCAAGGACGAAATTACCCGGAGGGGATAGGCGGCAGTCAGGTACGACTGGTGCTCTTACCGTCGAAGAAGCAACGACGAAAAACACGGGTCCGTCAGGGCACGTCTCCCCAGTACATGGAAAGTTTCCTGCTTCCTCGCGTGAACCCGGAGGACGTGAACGCGATGGGAGTACGATTGAGAGTCTATCTATGGGGCGGAAGGATGCGACGAGAAAGACTGCTCGGCGAAGCCAGAGTCTCCTTCGATCGGATCAATCTTCAGCTCGAGACGACACTTTGGTTGACTTTGCAACCACCGCCTTCGTCCTCG GTACAAGATTGGGGAACTACCGGTAACTTGACTCGCAGCGATTCCACGGGATCTCAGCAATCCGTTCAGTCGTACGCGTTGCCGACCGTGCCTCCGTACGGTAGCAGCATGAAGGGCGGAAGCGTAGCGGAGATTCTAATAGGGTTGGCGTACAACGGAACGACGGGACGCTTGTCGGTAGAAATAATCAAAGGATCTCACTTTCGGGGCGGCGGTGGGAACGATACCAAACCGCCCGATACCTACGTAAAGCTCGTTCTCGTGGATAGCAACGGTCACGAAATGGGACGGTCGAAAACTGGTTTGAAACGTGCTCAGCCGAATCCTCTTTACAAGGAAACGTTCATATTCCAG GTTGCTCTGTTCCAACTCGGGGACGTAACGCTCTTCCTGTCGGTTTACAATCGACGACGAGGAGGCATGGCGAGGAAAGGAAGGGAGATGATCGGTTGGCTCAGTCTGGGTTTGAACAGTTCCGGTTCGGAGGAGCTTCAGCATTGGAACGACATGCGCGCAGCACGGCAGCCGACGCAGGTTCAACGGTGGCATTCGTTGTTGCGTCCTTGA
- the Cls gene encoding cardiolipin synthase, giving the protein MSYFTLLSLKQSVTFNKYLLEKCTRQYLTYSASLYSTGINNRQKNCIVKKERTVRGALRSRILRDIKQTRRKVAEIIEKENIWTIPNLLCMGRIVTSPYLSYLILSQDYQVALWLSIIAGFTDLADGWIARTWTSQASKLGSFLDPVADKLLVGTLFLSLAWVGLVPIPLACLVVTRDVALVSAASYIRYRSLPPPKTLARYFDPTHATVQLAPTYISKINTAIQLSFIAGTLAAPIFHFVNHPLLKGLYYLTTLTTLAGGISYLISENTYKLLNKKSRTKSSRHV; this is encoded by the exons ATGAGCTACTTTACGCTATTAAGTTTGAAACAGTCTGTAACCTTCAATAAGTATTTGCTAGAGAAATGTACGAGACAATATTTAACGTACAGTGCAAGTTTATATTCCACGGGAATAAATAATCGTcagaaaaattgtatcgttaaaAAAGAACGTACCGTTAGAGGCGCTTTAAGGTCGCGAATACTTAGAGATATTAAACAAACTAGACGGAAAGTAGCAGAAATTATCGAAAAGGAAAACATTTGGACGATACCGAACCTACTTTGTATGGGTAGAATCGTAACGTCGCCTTATTTAAGTTACTTAATACTATCCCAGGATTACCAG GTAGCACTGTGGTTATCGATAATTGCTGGATTCACCGATCTAGCGGATGGATGGATCGCACGTACGTGGACGTCCCAAGCATCTAAACTTGGTAGTTTTCTAGACCCAGTTGCGGATAAGTTACTCGTTGGTACGTTGTTCCTCTCGCTGGCCTGGGTCGGTCTAGTTCCTATTCCTCTGGCGTGTCTTGTCGTTACGCGAGACGTTGCCTTGGTTTCTGCTGCTTCGTACATTAGATATCGATCTTTACCACCGCCG AAAACTTTGGCCAGGTACTTTGATCCTACGCATGCGACGGTACAGCTAGCTCCGACTTATATAAGCAAAATCAATACTGCTATTCAGCTGTCCTTTATCGCCGGGACATTGGCAGCTCCTATATTCCATTTTGTAAATCATCCACTTTTAAAGGGTTTATATTACCTAACGACGTTGACAACATTAGCCGGGGGTATAAGCTATTTGATATCAGAAAAtacgtataaattattaaataagaaGTCTCGAACCAAGTCGTCTCGTCACGTGTAA
- the Cia30 gene encoding complex I intermediate-associated protein 30 — translation MIRVLRPCSRILSNKRQFHNNNALSHFHEEEKSNYPIIYDKPPETKSSIFEKFRDGYRETKEEFSLLFNEIRDHFRLNKPRIQPNVESIVWKFDESEKSRLQWVLTCDSDYNEGFSTAKLEVSSRGTGIFHGVLSTRLPKDGVIKNSGYCNITTVRKQKSFKRKTTYDWSDYNSLVLRVRGDGRCYALNILEKGFIDLLWHNTHHYVLYTRGGPYWQHVKIPFSKFAFGSKGGLNEIQGPIPDMSVTNFGITVADNKDGPFRLEIDYIGVYYDPYHFETCAYEVHNVHQ, via the exons ATGATTCGTGTATTACGACCGTGTTCGAGAATATTGTCCAATAAAAGACAATTTCACAATAACAATGCTCTGTCGCATTTCCACGAAGAGGAAAAGTCAAATTATCCGATAATATATGACAAACCACCGGAAACGAAATCTAGCATTTTTGAGAAATTCCGAGATGgatatcgcgaaacgaaagaggaattttcgttattatttaatGAGATACGGGACCATTTCAGATTAAATAAACCTAGGATTCAaccaaacgtagaaagtatCGTTTGGAAATTTGATGAAAGTGAAAAATCACGGCTCCAGTGGGTTTTAACTTGCGACAGCGATTACAACGAAGGTTTTTCGACTGCCAA ATTAGAAGTGTCGTCTCGAGGCACTGGAATATTCCACGGTGTATTAAGTACTCGTCTACCCAAAGATGGTGTAATTAAGAACAGCGGTTACTGCAACATAACAACGGTACGGAAACAAAAATCGTTCAAACGAAAAACTACATACGAttggtccgattacaatagtctGGTTTTAAGAGTTAGAGGAGACGGTAGATGTTACGCgttgaatattttagaaaagGGATTTATCGACTTATTGTGGCACAATACTCATCATTACGTATTATATACTAGAGGCGGACCTTATTGGCAACACGTTAAAATACCGTTCTCGAAATTTGCGTTTGGGTCGAAAGGTGGACTGAACGAGATACAAGGTCCCATTCCGGATATGTCGGTCACGAATTTTGGAATTACTGTGGCGGATAATAAAGACGGGCCCTTCAGATTAGAAATTGATTACATCGGTGTATATTACGATCCGTATCACTTTGAAACTTGTGCCTACGAAGTGCACAATGTCCATCAATAA
- the Pnpase gene encoding polyribonucleotide nucleotidyltransferase 1: MILSKCNGLLTNRNLIFLRLKYYSKHENKWQIKFQSTNSTPGEHTITIKLSNGQKMTLSTGKYARFTSGSVVAKFGDTSVMSTVVRENVQNTSGIPLSVDYRQKAAAAGRIPTNFFRREIGSSEQEILSSRLIDRSVRPLFAEGYSCKTQIICNLLAVDGLYNPDVLSINAASAALSVSDVPWNGPIGAVRIGLVGDEYVINPTKRELQLSKLNLVVSCASKHLVVMIEGSADNCTEQNLRKAVRLASRECEIIIRSISSLQKQVEKCKMNVTENIETTDDTTIETVREDLKNELIKIFTCYSHDKISRDKAIFDLRKKMLDDLALNKSQITELAAEKCFQKLLKETFRSVIWDTNTRCDGRKMSELRDIKCQVELFKPLHGSAFFQRGQTQVLCTVTLDCIESALKMDTMSMLASGIKEKNFFLHYEFPPYATNETGQVAKFVRREVGHGALAEKGLRSVIPKDYPFAIRLTSEVLESNGSSSMATVCGGSMALLDAGVPIAMPVAGVALGLISKFNKDTQQIEDYKILTDLLGIEDFLGDMDFKITGTRKGFTALQVDIKLPGIPLKIVMESITRATKATCQILGIMDNVISSPRTDNTDYKPLLESIEIPVHQRGKFLGVGGSNLKKIFMETGVHIYTKTNDAYFMYAPNKDAMTDAQEMINQILNTDTEPTLNFGGIYVGKITKICDYGVFIELHPNMAPALLPNSQLDRRKIHHPSALGLVIGQTLEVKYFGRDPVNGQIRLSHKVLQEPFISTINLSEINSNRNNNSNSNSNSNNKVNNDDDDDDDDDDDDDVSDDHADDADHEAVDNKNSNNLTIPLKVK, from the exons ATGATATTGTCTAAATGCAACGGTTTGTTAACCAATAGAAACTTAATTTTTCTACGTTTAAAGTATTATAGTAAACATGAAAATAAATGGCAAATTAAATTCCAATCGACCAACTCTACACCCGGGGAGCATACGATCACAATTAAATTGTCCAACGG GCAAAAGATGACACTATCGACTGGAAAATATGCGCGATTTACAAGTGGAAGTGTCGTCGCAAAATTCGGCGATACATCGGTCATGAGCACCGTAGTGAGAGAGAATGTACAGAACACTTCTGGAATTCCTTTATCCGTAGATTATCGACAGAAAGCTGCTGCGGCAGGCCGTATAccgacaaatttttttcgccggGAAATAGGTTCTTCGGAACAAGAGATTCTCTCAAGCCGACTAATAGACAGATCTGTACGACCCCTATTTGCAGAAGGATATTCTTGCAAAACACAAATAATATGTAATTTATTGGCCGTCGATGGACTTTACAATCCGGATGTATTGTCGATTAATGCAGCATCCGCTGCCCTAAGCGTTTCAGATGTTCCATGGAACGGTCCCATAGGGGCTGTAAGGATCGGATTAGTAGGAGACGAGTACGTAATTAATCCAACAAAGCGGGAACTTCAACTTAGCAAGTTAAATCTTGTCGTGAGCTGCGCGTCTAAACATCTCGTCGTTATGATAGAAGGATCGGCCGACAATTGCACGGAACAAAACCTTCGTAAAGCGGTACGATTGGCTTCCAGAGAATGCGAGATAATTATACGTTCTATAAGTTCTTTGCAAAAGCAAGTAGAAAAATGTAAGATGAACGTAACGGAGAATATAGAAACGACCGACGATACGACGATAGAGACCGTAAGAGAAGATTTAAAAAACGAGTTAATCAAAATATTTACGTGTTATAGTCACGATAAAATTTCACGGGACAAAGCTATTTttgatttaagaaaaaaaatgttggaCGACTTGGCGCTCAATAAGTCGCAAATTACGGAGCTGGCTGCTGAGAAATGTTTCCAAAAACTTCTTAAAGAAACTTTCAGATCCGTAATATGGGATACAAATACAAG ATGCGACGGTCGTAAAATGAGCGAATTGAGAGATATAAAGTGCCAGGTGGAACTATTTAAACCGCTCCACGGTTCTGCCTTTTTTCAAAGAGGACAAACTCAGGTGCTATGCACAGTAACTCTCGATTGTATAGAAAGTGCTCTAAAGATGGATACTATGTCAATGCTGGCTAG CGGAATAAaggagaagaatttttttctacATTACGAGTTCCCTCCGTATGCAACCAACGAGACGGGTCAGGTGGCCAAATTCGTTCGTAGAGAAGTAGGTCATGGAGCATTAGCGGAGAAAGGGTTGCGATCGGTTATACCGAAAGATTATCCATTTGCTATAAGACTTACGAGCGAAGTATTAGAGTCGAACG GTTCTTCTTCGATGGCTACAGTATGCGGTGGCAGTATGGCACTGCTAGACGCAGGTGTGCCGATAGCGATGCCAGTTGCCGGTGTTGCTCTTGgattaatttctaaatttaacAAGGATACGCAACAAATAgaagattataaaatattaacggACTTATTG GGTATCGAGGACTTTCTCGGAGATATGGATTTCAAAATAACGGGCACAAGAAAAGGGTTTACCGCGTTACAAGTCGATATAAAATTACCAGGGATCCCTTTGAAAATAGTTATGGAAAGTATTACTCGAGCAACTAAAGCGACGTGTCAAATCCTCGGTATCATGGACAATGTAATATCATCTCCGAGAACGGACAACACCGATTACAAACCGCTACTTGAAAGTATTGAAATCCCTGTGCATCAGAGAGGGAAATTTCTTGGAGTAGGTGGGTCAAATTTGAAAAAGATCTTCATGGAAACTGGAGTTCAT aTATACACGAAAACCAATGACGCGTACTTCATGTATGCGCCTAATAAAGATGCAATGACAGACGCGCAAGAAATGATAAACCAAATATTGAACACGGATACTGAACCAACGCTGAATTTCGGTGGTATTTACGtgggaaaaataacaaaaatttgtgACTATGGAGTCTTTATCGAATTACATCCTAACATGGCACCGGCGTTACTACCCAATTCGCAATTAGATCGACGTAAAATTCATCATCCTAGTGCGCTCGGATTGGTAATTGGACAAACGTTAGAAGTGAAGTATTTCGGACGAGATCCAGTGAATGGACAGATTAGGTTATCTCACAAAGTCTTGCAAGAACCATTTATCTCTACAATAAATTTGAGCGAAATAAACagtaatagaaataataacagTAACAGTAACAGTAACAGTAACAATAAGGTTAATaatgatgacgacgacgacgacgacgacgacgacgacgacgacgtcagtGACGATCACGCTGATGATGCTGATCACGAGGCTGTTGATAATAAGAATAGTAATAATCTGACTATTCCTTTGAAAGTTAAGTAA
- the LOC143146162 gene encoding cytochrome b-c1 complex subunit 9-like has translation MAARFLYRYVFKRTSTFVFGVVVTSMFFERAYDHACESIFEWSNEGRLWTHIKDKYEDRSQLLNYKLNLAEAGTSNTEKESEKRVKEDRGN, from the exons ATGGCTGCGCGTTTCCTCTACCGTTACGTTTTCAAACGAACGTCCACGTTTGTTTTCGGTGTGGTCGTTACCTCGATGTTCTTCGAAAGAGCTTACGACCATGCTTGCGAGAGCATCTTCGAATGGTCAAACGAAGGG aGACTTTGGACGCACATAAAAGATAAATACGAAGATCGATCGCAGTTATTGAATTACAAACTAAATTTAGCCGAAGCAGGTACATCCAATAccgaaaaagaatcggagaagcgtgTAAAGGAGGATCGAGGAAACTGA